The nucleotide window AGTGAGTTGGGACTGAAACACTTCGAAAATGAAAAGGCCGTTCTTTATTTATCCCGGCTCTATTGGTATACTTTGGAAATGGGTCTGATTTATGAAGAAGGAGAGGTCAAACCATACGGAGGAGCGATCCTCACATCAAGAAAGGAAATTAAGAACATCTATAGCAATACCAGTAGCAAGCATGATTTTGATGTGTATGAGCTTATCAATACCCCATATGATAATCTGAAATTGCAAACTGATTACTTTGTGATTGATAGTTACGATCAATTGTTTACCGGTTTGGAGCAATTAGAAGTGATTATCGAAGAGGAGTTTAATCTGGAAGAAACGCACTAAAAATTTAGAAGCGATTATACTTTGGGCTGAGTCCCAAATGCATTTCCTTCAAAAATATAGGTCCAGGTTTTTAGTCTTTGAATATTAACACTTGAATAGTAGACTGTTTCGTCGACTCAAAACAACCTTCGAATCAATGGAGATCACATTAAGCGCCTTTCGAAAAGGTATGCTACTGGCACTCATATGTTTAAGCCAACAATTTCTAGCGATTGCTACGGATCAAAAGTTGCTGGATAAAGTTGATCAGGAAGTGACAAGATTGATGAGGCGTGGAGATATTCCTGGTTTAAGTCTGGTCATTCACTTCGGGGATGAGCAAGTGATCCGAACGTATGGATTTGCCGATCTTACAAACCAGGTTCCGGTGAGTGACCAGACACTTTTTCAGCTGGGATCTTGTAGTAAAGCATTCACCGGGCTGGCAGTCACTCTGCTCGAACAGCAAGGTAAGATCGATCTCGATGCAAGGGTGGCCCATTACCTGCCGTGGTTTAGGGTGAGATTCGAAGACTCCATGGTGCAGGTGACTTTACGGCAACTTATGCATCATACGAGTGGGATTCCCTGGGAGACGATCGCAAAAATTCCGGAGAGCAATGATCCCGATGCCCTGCAACTGACCGTGAAAAAAATCATTGACCAGCAACTTGATGAATTGCCAGGAAAAGAGTTCCAATATGCCACGATCAATTACGACGTGTTGGCGTTGGTGATACAGGAAGTTACCGGTCAACCCTTTGAGGACTTTGTAAAGGATCATGTCTTGGCACCACTACAGTTGCGAAACACCTCCATTGGTTCTCCAATAAATGAGACACGTATGTCCAAGGGGTATAAATTAGGTTTTTTTAATGCCAGGGAATACGAAGCTCCGGTTTATAGGGGCAACAACGCCGCTGGATATATGATCTCGGATATTCGGGACATTGGACGATGGATGCAGTTGCAACTGGGACTGGTTGAAACCAACCTAAGTGAGGCGATCTTACAAACACATCAACGAGACAGATCTGTAGGGCTTCATGGCCAATCTGCTTACGCCAGTGGGTGGAACGTGGCGTTTGATGGTACTGAAGAGGTATATCACGGTGGGATGAATCCGAACTTCTCCTCTTATTTTGCCTTTCGGTCAGAGGAAAAGATCGCCGTTGGGGTCCTGACCAATGCCAGTAGTAATTACACAGCAGTGCTGGGAGATAGGGTCATGAAATTGCTGGCTGATGAAGATATTGAACTGGAATTTGATCCGGGCGATGGTAATGACAAGACTTACTCGGGGATAGCGATTGCATTAGCGTTATATGTCCTGATCGTTTTAGCTTTCCTGATACTGATCATTGTGCAAAGTATCCAGGGGAAAAGACGCGTGAAATGGCCCGCACCCTCGGATTTCGGAGCGTTTGCTAAAGCCCTGTTATTTATTGCCCCGTTTCTTGGGGGTCTGTATATATTTCCGGGAGCTGTAGTGGGCTTTACCTGGGATGCGATCCTGGTATGGAGTCCCGAAAGCCTGATGATCATGCTGGGAGTCCTGTTCCTGGCCATAGGATTGTCGATGCTGGTGTATCTGGTGAGTTTGTTTTTATCTGAACCTAATGATTACAAAAGGAAAGCTCCCCGGATATTATTGATCAGCATCCTCTCCGGTCTTGCCAATGTAGCGGTCATCATTATCGTGACATCTGTGATCAATTCGGATGTTGCCCTCAAATACCTGATTTTCTACTACGGTCTCGTCATTAGCCTTTACTTATTTGGTCGTCGATTTGTGCAGATCAGCCTCATCAAATTTACCAGGGAACTCGTTTATGATCTCAGGATACAGTTGACGAGCA belongs to Cytophagales bacterium and includes:
- a CDS encoding cyclic peptide export ABC transporter, which produces MEITLSAFRKGMLLALICLSQQFLAIATDQKLLDKVDQEVTRLMRRGDIPGLSLVIHFGDEQVIRTYGFADLTNQVPVSDQTLFQLGSCSKAFTGLAVTLLEQQGKIDLDARVAHYLPWFRVRFEDSMVQVTLRQLMHHTSGIPWETIAKIPESNDPDALQLTVKKIIDQQLDELPGKEFQYATINYDVLALVIQEVTGQPFEDFVKDHVLAPLQLRNTSIGSPINETRMSKGYKLGFFNAREYEAPVYRGNNAAGYMISDIRDIGRWMQLQLGLVETNLSEAILQTHQRDRSVGLHGQSAYASGWNVAFDGTEEVYHGGMNPNFSSYFAFRSEEKIAVGVLTNASSNYTAVLGDRVMKLLADEDIELEFDPGDGNDKTYSGIAIALALYVLIVLAFLILIIVQSIQGKRRVKWPAPSDFGAFAKALLFIAPFLGGLYIFPGAVVGFTWDAILVWSPESLMIMLGVLFLAIGLSMLVYLVSLFLSEPNDYKRKAPRILLISILSGLANVAVIIIVTSVINSDVALKYLIFYYGLVISLYLFGRRFVQISLIKFTRELVYDLRIQLTSKIFSTSYDKFERIHRGRVYTALNDDVATIGNSTSLFVNLITSFITALGAFIYLAAIAFWATMLTIFLIITLSTIYYFAVQSTNIYFEQARDSRNVFMGLINGMIDGFKEISLHRKKKLEYKDDLAASAREFKDKTMTADIRFVNAFLIGESLLVILLGVVSIGMTEMFPNIQFFTVMSFVIVLLYLIGPVNSILSAVPALMNLRISWNRINQFISEIPANLDLDQKTEPEFEQVERLEAKGITYQFKNAEGKAAGFRVGPIDLEVNKGEILFIIGGNGSGKTTLAKLLLGLYLPDEGEITVNDTALKNAELSEYYSPVFTPPYLFEKLYNCDTTGQKEKIEQYLQVLDLQEKVTIENNQYSTIRLSGGQKKRLALLQCYLEDSPIYLFDEWAADQDPEYRKFFYRTLLPEMREMGKIVIAITHDDHYFDVADRVMKMNQGHLELYSKGQILAPSEL